One genomic window of Pempheris klunzingeri isolate RE-2024b chromosome 12, fPemKlu1.hap1, whole genome shotgun sequence includes the following:
- the LOC139211305 gene encoding uncharacterized protein, translating into MALVESLTWLFLLTVMSSSAAQHESLLQNCSSATQLLERLSESVECGESLLSALSAQETAALLLSIRDVTDTLSKHQLKECHGAEPKQCPEAEVPDNGGLACVTVADKRYCKPLCNHGYDFGFMRRSRLYDECSKQTGYKWQSQYVGGNKLAVCNKESIQVSGAKTAYFPEDQDCLTTKSSSQLQANITDGFMTELKNQGVQGESQYDCLVCGSSSVA; encoded by the exons ATGGCTTTAGTGGAATCACTTACTTGGCTTTTCTTACTAACAG TCAtgtcctcctctgcagctcaaCACGAATCTTTACTTCAGAATTGCAGCTCCGCAACGCAGCTCTTGGAGCGCCTATCA GAGTCGGTAGAGTGTGGTGAAAGCCTGCTGTCTGCACTGAGCGCACAGGAgacagctgcactgctgctctCCATCAGGGATGTGACTGATACTCTGTCCAAACACCAGCTGAAAG AATGCCACGGTGCCGAGCCAAAGCAATGCCCTGAAGCCGAAGTTCCCGACAATGGAGGGTTGGCATGCGTCACAGTTGCCGACAAGAGATATTGCAAGCCTCTGTGTAACCAC GGTTACGACTTTGGTTTTATGAGGAGAAGTCGTCTGTATGATGAATGCAGCAAGCAGACAGGATATAAATGGCAAAGCCAGTACGTAGGAGGAAACAAGCTGGCTGTCTGCAACA AAGAATCTATTCAAGTTTCAGGCGCAAAGACGGCATATTTTCCTGAAGATCAGGACTGCCTGACAACCAAGAGCAGTAGCCAACTGCAGGCCAACATCACTGACGGTTTCATGACTGAGCTAAAGAATCAAGGCGTACAGGGGGAGTCACAGTATGACTGTCTTGTATGTGGAAGTTCCTCTGTCGCATGA